A region from the Aegilops tauschii subsp. strangulata cultivar AL8/78 chromosome 5, Aet v6.0, whole genome shotgun sequence genome encodes:
- the LOC109761099 gene encoding benzoate--CoA ligase, peroxisomal, whose protein sequence is MEKLPKRPANYVPLSPVGFLPRAAAVYGDRTSVVYGRLRFTWSHTYERCRRLAAALLSLGVRKNDVVSVLAPNVPAMYEMHFAVPMAAAVLNTVNTRLDAKAVAAILRHSQAKVLFVDNDYVSLANDALQVVADAGARVPLVAVIVDIDRPTGVRLGVGELEYEALVSGGDPASELPSLADEWDAVTLNYTSGTTSAPKGVVYSHRGAYLNTTSQLLSWGVGTEPVYLWTLPMFHCNGWTLIWGMAARGGVNVCIRENRAADVYRAISDHGVTHMCCAPVVLNILLDGIGEARRLAAPVHVLTGGAPPTATLLDRVERVGFKVTHSYGLTEATGPALACEWRHEWDLLPLLERSRLKARQGVSVLSLADANVVDDNTMASVPRDGKSVGEIALRGSSIMKGYLDNPEANDKAFKGGWFMTGDVGVVHPDGYIEVKDRSKDVIISGGENICSKEVEEVLLQHQAVADAAVVAMPHPHWGETPCAFLVASKKAAEVCEDEVIAFCREHMARFMAPRKVVVVDALPRNALGKVDKVKLRDAVRSLVLPTATSRL, encoded by the coding sequence ATGGAGAAGCTTCCCAAGCGTCCGGCTAACTACGTGCCGCTTAGCCCGGTTGGGTTCCTGCCGCGTGCCGCTGCCGTATACGGTGACCGCACGTCCGTCGTCTACGGGCGTCTCCGCTTCACGTGGAGCCATACGTACGAGCGCTGCCGCCGCCTTGccgccgccctcctctccctCGGCGTCCGCAAGAACGACGTCGTCTCCGTCCTCGCCCCCAACGTGCCGGCGATGTATGAGATGCACTTCGCCGTGCCCATGGCTGCTGCCGTGCTCAACACCGTCAACACGCGCCTGGACGCCAAGGCGGTGGCGGCCATCCTGAGGCACTCCCAGGCCAAGGTCTTGTTCGTCGACAATGACTACGTGAGCCTCGCCAACGACGCGCTACAGGTCGTCGCCGATGCCGGCGCCCGCGTCCCGTTGGTCGCCGTCATCGTCGATATTGACAGGCCCACTGGCGTCCGGCTCGGCGTCGGTGAGCTCGAGTATGAGGCGCTGGTCAGCGGCGGCGACCCGGCCTCGGAGCTGCCCTCGCTCGCGGACGAGTGGGACGCGGTCACGCTCAACTACACCTCCGGCACCACGTCGGCGCCTAAGGGCGTGGTGTACAGCCACCGTGGTGCGTACCTCAACACCACGAGCCAGCTGCTGTCGTGGGGGGTGGGCACCGAGCCGGTGTACCTCTGGACGCTCCCCATGTTCCACTGCAACGGGTGGACGCTCATCTGGGGAATGGCAGCGCGCGGCGGCGTCAACGTCTGCATCCGCGAGAACCGCGCCGCCGACGTCTACCGTGCCATCTCCGACCACGGCGTCACCCACATGTGTTGCGCGCCGGTGGTGCTCAACATTCTCCTAGACGGCATCGGCGAGGCTCGTCGGCTGGCGGCTCCCGTCCACGTCCTCACTGGCGGGGCCCCGCCGACGGCCACCCTGCTGGACCGCGTCGAGCGGGTCGGTTTCAAGGTGACGCACTCGTACGGACTCACTGAGGCCACCGGCCCCGCTCTGGCCTGCGAGTGGCGCCACGAGTGGGACCTCCTGCCGCTCCTGGAGCGCTCACGCCTCAAGGCCAGGCAGGGGGTCAGTGTCCTGTCTCTCGCCGACGCCAACGTCGTCGACGACAACACCATGGCTAGTGTGCCGCGTGACGGCAAATCCGTGGGTGAGATCGCGCTCCGCGGCAGCAGCATCATGAAGGGGTACCTCGACAACCCGGAGGCGAACGACAAGGCCTTCAAGGGCGGGTGGTTCATGACGGGCGACGTCGGCGTCGTGCACCCGGACGGGTACATCGAGGTAAAGGACAGGTCAAAGGACGTGATCATCAGCGGAGGCGAGAACATTTGCAGcaaggaggtggaggaggtgctGCTCCAGCACCAGGCTGTGGCGGACGCGGCGGTGGTTGCCATGCCTCACCCGCACTGGGGCGAGACACCGTGCGCGTTTCTCGTGGCCAGCAAAAAGGCTGCCGAGGTCTGCGAGGATGAAGTGATCGCCTTCTGCCGCGAGCACATGGCGCGCTTCATGGCACCCAGGAAGGTGGTGGTCGTCGACGCCCTCCCGAGGAACGCACTGGGAAAGGTTGACAAGGTGAAGCTTCGGGATGCAGTCCGGAGTCTTGTGCTCCCCACGGCCACGTCTAGGCTATAG
- the LOC109761095 gene encoding uncharacterized protein, translated as MAKLEGGSKDVYEAMQRWHNRSLGHRLYDAFTVAGLRVEAIEPGRLLCSFMVPPRLTSSASNRMHGGAVASLVDLVGSAVIFTGGSPVTGVSLDITVSYLGAAHANEEIEVEARVLGIGDKTGCVTVEVRRKDTGQVLAHGRHTKYLANVSSKL; from the exons ATGGCGAAGCTCGAAGGCGGCAGCAAGGATGTTTACGAAGCCATGCAGAGGTGGCACAACCGTTCCTTGGGCCACCGGCTGTACGACGCCTTCACCGTAGCTGGCCTCCGCGTCGAGGCCATCGAACCCGGCCGCCTTCTCTGCTCCTTCATGGTCCCTCCTCGCCTCACGTCG AGCGCCAGCAACCGTATGCATGGAGGCGCGGTGGCGTCGCTGGTGGACCTGGTGGGCTCTGCGGTAATCTTCACGGGCGGCTCGCCGGTGACAGGCGTCTCGCTGGATATCACCGTCTCCTACCTGGGCGCCGCCCATGCAAAC GAGGAGATCGAGGTGGAGGCCCGGGTCCTCGGCAtcggcgacaagacggggtgcGTAACCGTGGAGGTGAGGAGGAAGGACACCGGCCAGGTGCTCGCGCACGGCCGCCACACCAAGTATCTCGCCAACGTCTCCAGTAAACTGTGA